The genomic DNA TGCGGTTTCGGCGCGTCGAGCTGCGCCGCGGGCTGCCCGGTGGTGCCGAGGACGCGAGCGCGCAGTCGCGCCATCTCCTCCTCGAGTTCGCTATCCCCCTCAAGCGCAGCGAACTGGTCGTGGTAGTCGATCTGCTGGAGCTCCATGTTGGCAGCCGCGCGCGCTTCAGCAAGCCGGATACGTTCTTCCATCCGGGCGAGTTCGCTGCTTGGGTCGATGGCCGAGAATTGACGCAAGGTGCGCGTCACTTGCTCCCGCGCTTGGGCGGCCTTATGCCGCGCGATCAGGGCGTCGCGCTGGCGAACCGCGTTCTCATACTTGCTCTGCAGCGCTTGGAGATCGGCCTTTAGCCGCTCGACAACCGCGTTCTGGGTCTGCCACTGCGTGAGCGCGAGGTCGAGGTTCTTCTGGTAGTCGAGCTTGCGCCGGACAGCCTCGCGGGCGAGCTCTTCCATATTGCGGGAGAGAGCGAGCTCCGCCTTCCGCTCCCATTCGGCGACAAGCTTCCGATGATCTTCGACGTCGGCGCGGAGCATCCGCTCGCGCGCGATCATCTCGGCC from Dehalococcoidia bacterium includes the following:
- a CDS encoding PspA/IM30 family protein yields the protein MASIFDRLSTLIRANLNALLDQAEDPEKVLDQIIRDMQGAINDARSQVAEMIARERMLRADVEDHRKLVAEWERKAELALSRNMEELAREAVRRKLDYQKNLDLALTQWQTQNAVVERLKADLQALQSKYENAVRQRDALIARHKAAQAREQVTRTLRQFSAIDPSSELARMEERIRLAEARAAANMELQQIDYHDQFAALEGDSELEEEMARLRARVLGTTGQPAAQLDAPKPQGETPA